Part of the Apostichopus japonicus isolate 1M-3 chromosome 13, ASM3797524v1, whole genome shotgun sequence genome is shown below.
GTGAGAGGAACTTTTTCATTGTCAAtacttgtcaatattttaagaaataCACATACAGTGACCTGCGCACTTTTCAAACAAACGGCGAAAAACCTGTTAATTGTCGTATTAATTTGTAGAAGGGATGGTTGGGAAATATAACTAACTCCTTGAGTAACCATCATCACACTGTGGAAAAGTTATTAGTCTACACTTCCTTTTGTACCTTCAAACAAATTTTTCCTGTGATATCATTGTGTCTTGACTGCTAGCTTTAATTGACGTACGGTACCATAACATGCGGCAAACCCAGCAATTAACCAAATGTTTAGTTTCGGTGAAATATAATTTAAGTTAGATGATAAGAAACTTTTTTATGAAAATTGAAATCATTAAGAAATGTTaaagaatatttcatttaacTTTTATATTAGCAAGTGGTACACATATCGAACGCATTCTATAAGAAGGACACGTCCTATGTAAGCATATAAACGACAAGAGGATGAATGAAATAAGGCCTTTAGGTAATCATAAACCCCTCAGGTATTTTGTGACCATCATAGGGTCGTAACGTAGTGACAAATGCCTGTATTTGTAAAGATCATTTTCGTTTTCATTTGAGCAAAGTATAAATCGTTTTTAGTTCTTTACTACCATTGTATTGATCAAGTAATGAAACTATAACCACTGGTAATGAACCTTCTAAACCAGCAACACTCATTTAGACTGAAGTTTGAAATCTTACTCGTCTCTTTGTAAAACTAAAGACAAGCACCATTAACCATTAATACCCATGTATGACATAATACTGATAGAAGGCACAAAACTGTTGCTTATCAGAACCATCCAATAATTGTAAATGGATAAATCGATTGGTTTATTGTAAGGTCATCGACGTTGACCAAATGCTGagccatgaccatcatctgagcagaatttgtttttctttaatcatTTCATTCTTGACTTTTAACCTTTAACCGACGGCATTGTACTCCCATCTTATAAATATGGTCTCGATATCAACAGAAAGTGGGTAGATACATGGCTATCCTTAACGTCAGAAGTAATCAGAGATATACAACCCTTTGTCAAAGTTCATGGTATAAATAACAATCGTTTGTTACACTTTGTCTAATCTTCCACTTGAATCCTGATGATAAACAAACATATTGACCGATGTGCGGACCTTGTCCTTGCGGATAAGAAAAgacaaatagaaataaaaatggGTAACAAAGTCGTTTTAAGTGGCCGTTCATGGCTGTCTAGTCTTGATGCAAATACACTCCAAGGCCGGCTGGTTAGATGACCCTACAGATATTAACTTTTGCCAAACAGAAAGATTTTAATTCCTCAACAAAAGAAACGCTTTAACTTCCTAAACGATAACACGCCAAGCCTCATAGACGCTgacattaaatttgaataattatcGAATTTTATAGATGTAAGAGCTATCTAAAGATTCACCAGTTGTGATAAAATCTATGTGCAACATTATGCGTGTTCAAAGTCAAATATCCCATTGCGCTTCAAAAGTTGTGCCTAATACTACTGAAACCCCTACGGAACCCCCAGTCCGCTGCATCTAATATggaaagaaaacattttcaatgattaaCATATCTCCTGTTataaagacccccccccccaccccaccccatccctgaGCGTTTCGCCGTACCTGCGAGGCCTTAGTAAGGGACCACATAGCATCCACATGAGATAATCACTTTGATGCATTTAATGCAATTATAATACGTCTCAAAAACATTTTGCGGTTACGAGGATGTGTTGTTGAAAACTTTTATGATTGAATGATATTAACTTTACTTTTACAAGGccaggctaaaaaaaaaaaaatatgatacagACTAAAAGACAACAGTAAGTTCTATTTAGAATTCTCTTTATTTCGTAATTTACAGTTTGACTTGGTTTGTTCCAAGAAGGGGCTGACAGATTTGGCTCAATCCAGTATGATGCTTGGAGGGGCCTTCGGATCAATCATTGCTGGATTCATAGCTGATCACATTGGCAGACGACCAGTTATCATATGTTCGCTGGCTATTTTTGTTGCCAGCGGATTAGCTCTAATATTCTCGCCAAACATATCAGTATTTATCGCCCTATTTACAATCTACGGAGCAACACAACCTGTAAGTTTTTCAGAATCtaatattcttttttattaatgGGACACTATGGTAAAGATTGTATAATCTCGTTTGGCTAGCCTATATCATTTTACATTTCTAGAACGTGTGGATTAACTGAGTAACTAGCAATTTCTAAATTACAGTTCAGCTAATGCTTAGTCTACTCTATCATGAAATATAACGACGAAAGGGCTATTTATTATCTGAGATGTAACAAGTGATATATATTAACCAAATAAAGTTTACTTGAATACTCGTCGATATGTATAGTATTATTTTCTTCCACCGATGCTTatcgccgccccccccccccttcccagaAATTAAGCTATTAAGAGTTAGTAACTGTTCACTGTAAAGACCTTGATATGGACAATGTGCCGTCGTGGGTTGTGTTCTCAACTGCTAGCTAATAATGCATAACGTTATGTATCATCCAGTATGTGCGGATTGGTTTAAATGCAACCTTCACTCTTCGTTATTGTTTCGAATGCAGGGATTCTGGTCCAACTGCCACATACTTTTCACTGAGTACTTGGTTCCAAGCAAACGATCAAGGATATCGGCTTTCCCGCCATTTTTCCAATCAGTAGGTTCCGTATTACTTGCGGTGCTTGCATATTACATTCGAGACTGGCGATATTTACAAGCGGTGCTGATCTTCCCATATATAATATTGTTGTCAGTCGTTTGGTAAGTATAAATCACCGGGCAGGGGCAAACCGAGAATTTCTAAGGAGGGGTTGGATCCGGGGTTAGTTGAAGTCAACCTCACAAAGGGACTTTGAGTAcgaaccccctccccacccctccttcgAATTTTCTCTGATTAACTAACTCTAGAGATCAAGCATGAAGCTAGACAACAAAAATTGTAACAACAAAATTATGTTGCTCTTTGGATTGGATGCGAGCTATTCGGATTGATATCGCACATTGTTAACTACTTGGTGGTTCAAAATCAAATAGGAACAAGCGCAATCAACGTTATTCTTGCCATAAATTAGATTTTAAATTAGACATTATGTATTGATGAACATCTTGATCGATTAACTCGCACATTATAACAAAATAGGAATGAGCAGACTACGTATGACTGAAAAAACAACGCATTAGAGTATAAATTTAAAAGCCATCAGTTAGTGGAGGGttaacatgttttgaatatcGCTACTATTATATTGATGGCTTTTTATCATTATTAGGTTGGTACCTGAATCAGCAAGATGGCATATATCAAGAGGGAATTTCAATAAAAGTGAGAACATTCTGAAAAGAATTGCAGTTCTTAACAGGAAAAATAGCCAGGGTCCATTTCTACATGAAGATTTCTTAAAGGAGGATATACAAGAGGGACCATTACGTAGCCCCATTGTTGTGACAGATACGCATACAGAAACTACCCCACCCACAACTAGTGAGGCTGAGAGATATGACGCATCAAAAATTCATACCAACCATGGATTTTCCTTAGATGAAGAAAACGAGGTGACATTCCTCTCTGACAGCCGTGTAGACCAAAACGTTTTGCACAACCAAAAAGATGACATAGCACCCAAAAATGGAAGTCAGGAACCTAAATCTGAGTTAGTCAAAGGTGACatttatcataattataatGACATCGATAATAAAGAGGGAATACCAACAATATCAGCGAACATTGATGCAATGTCCTCCGACAGTGATGGCGAAGTCAAAGAGACCAGAAGAAGTATTTTAGATGTGTTTAAACCACCAGTGTTGTATATAACCCTTTCCGTTTGCACGATAAGGTAAGCTTATCAGGAACTGAACGCCGGACAGTCCTCGTTGATACTTTTTGGTTTAAATGTCGATTTTCATCCCTcctcctccgccccccccccccctatgacACATGAACAAAAAGCTGGCATCATGGACAATCACGTTTCATCACACACCGAACATTTACTGTCTCTCAAACTTAAATGTATTTCTATTTCAACTGCAAACACTGAAACTTAGCtcatttcattgttatttgtgGAATTTCTTGTGGCCTAATGCATGCAACGTTGTTTACTCTTAAGTACTCTACACCCTTCATTCTATGACCTGATTGTAACAAAATCTTTATTGTTTATTCTATTATAGTATTTCCTGCtctatttctttcctttttcggTAGGACTGTGTACAGCGTGGTGTACTTTGGTTTCGTTCTCAATACCGGAAATCTCGCCGGAAACCCTTATTTGAATTTTATTATTGGTGGAATAATTGAAATACCAGCAAGAATGATTCCTGTCGTTTTAATCAAGAGGCACGATCAAGTTGTATTCTCGCAATTTTCAGCTGTTTCTTTAACGTCAgtcataaatatttttaaatggtGCAATAGAATGGTCTAGAATGGTTAGTATCATGCATCGGATCAATAATTTAGATCGGaatatttccagtataaatttgaACTGTTTATCAATTTAATTCACTTATTATAGGCATATATTGAAAAAAAGGTACCTTTACGCATGCATCATTACTGGCATATGTGGCATCTACATAAAACTTCTGTTTTGAAAATACTTTATTTTATCATTAGTTTGGGCGAAAAGAAATTCCAGGTTTAAGACAATTAAGCTGagctttgtttgtttatgataGCCAAGAATGACAAACACGCACGTTATCAAATGAATATTTTTGAATAAATAGTCACTGTGATATTGActcaaaaagaacaaacaagttCCAAAGTAACTCCCATGATGAGAGCAGTTATTGTAAGAATCAATATGCCAGAGATAGTTCGGTAAGGATGATGGTATCTTCTTTTCTTGATAATATCGGGCCATCTGAGAGTTTGCCCCCATGGGATCAACATTCATCCACAAGCACAGTTATGATGGGgtttttttgtaaaacattaCAGTCGTATAAAATATCTGAATTACCATTTAATGAAAAGTATAATCATGCATATTTCATGGGAAAGACATAACATTAGGGATAATTCAAATCTATGACTGTATAGCTGGCGAACTGATCTTCAATAACATTGTAGGAACGCGTTACACTCTATTGAAATTCTTGgtaatattttgcaatgttCACAATGTTATGACTTAAGGCTGACCGTCCAATGATAACGTAAAACTTGCAGCAACGAGCCACTTCATAAGTTTTGTTTAAACTAAAGCGTGAATAATAAGCTATTGGCCCTGCGACATATTCCAGACAATTGCGCTTTGCGCTCCTTTGTGTCACTAACCAATAAAACAAATAACGATAACTTGCTGCTCCTTATTGAAGACACATTGTGTCTACTTATAAGTTTGGCTATGAAatcttttattaacattttcagTTTTACCTCCAACATCAAACTCTTTTtcgaaaaaagttgatggggaggAGTAGGGAGGGAGGGCTGAAGCCGGGGATGTTAATGTGTAAAGATGCATACCGTTATTACAAATTTCTTACAAATTCTGTATTAAAACGATGTCACGCCAGAGagattataaattaattttccaaaaagttactaaatatgaacatttataACTATTTCCATGCAAATGATCTCTACggttgtttttttccttttagaCTCGGCGGCAGATTTATAACATCTACCTTCTTCCTTTTGAGTGCCGTGACATTGACAGTTATTGTCCTGATCCCAGAAGAGACAGGTTAGTAGATAAAACGACCAAACCCATCTGACGAAAGGTTCTCTTACTAATGGAGAATAAACTCATATACTTAAAAGACCAACAAAGACTTGTTTTCTTGTCAATATAGTTCACTTAGTAGTACTAAGAAGTGTACGTCATATTGGTAATAATTAATCATCTACAAGCATTAAGAAATTCAAGACAAACGTAATTCTGTTATCCGAGAAGGAAACAGTGTACGATACTACATGactgtaatttgttttttaaatgaagTTTTAATTTGAGGTTTTCAAATGATATTCGTAACTATCATTTGTACGTCAGAGTATCAGGTATGAACATTTGTAGACTTACATCAATGCCATGGGTCCAAAAAAGTGATAGTTGTTCAAGCGTTCAGATGACAGCCACGTTTAGAACCTTGCATCATTACACCCCACACGATTAACAAAATGACGACAATTTTTGTAACCTAGTGACACAGAATATTGTTTCACTTTTATCGTGTCTGCACTTATTTCGTAGCACTGCTTTCTTACAAATATTTCCGAAATGTTCTAAGAATGGCTTAACTGGCTGAATCTTCGTTAGTGATCTTCTACGGACAgcaaattaaagaaacaatTATAACATCTTTAATGGACATAAGTCGATATTAAACTCGGAGATGGGAGTGATCACGTTCTTGAATCCTTCTTTGTTCTTAATTGAAGATAGTGGAAAAAATCTAGGTACAGTTATAACGGCGGTCTCCCTCTTTGGTCGGTTCCTGGTGACAGTTACTAATGCTTCCTGCCTCTTGATGTCCATGGAGTTGTTCCCAACAACAGTGAGGTAAGATTGTCTTGTAATACTGTTCGTTACACGTGTCCGTATGGTCCGAATGTTTACAGGAACCTATGCAGTGCGATTCCCATTGAAGAACATTTCCCATTCTTACACTGTAAAGTTACACAAACTCCGACCTTTGCTTTTCTTTACAGAACTCTTGGAACTGGAGTGGCGCAATTCTTTGGTCGGTTTGGTGGCTTTTTAGCACCACTGATGTTGTATCTTGTAAGTGATTGGTTTTGTGCTACTAGTATTTAGTGAAAATGAGTGGGGGAGGTGGGTGGAGGGTGGGCGTTATATGAATTacgtatgaatatatatgtatatacacttAGTTAGGACATATTTAAAATCTTTTCATAAAGCGGAGACGAGCGTGGCAAGT
Proteins encoded:
- the LOC139978489 gene encoding solute carrier family 22 member 6-like isoform X1 produces the protein MESKALTRRSLDDALKLVGSFGRFHISLLILNIFFQLFVPWMSQIITFIGATPEYLCKPHIGDNESDYNDPVFGSTSSPESLTCERYVDPVWRNETEECTDGWWYSNQTYGENIVTEFDLVCSKKGLTDLAQSSMMLGGAFGSIIAGFIADHIGRRPVIICSLAIFVASGLALIFSPNISVFIALFTIYGATQPGFWSNCHILFTEYLVPSKRSRISAFPPFFQSVGSVLLAVLAYYIRDWRYLQAVLIFPYIILLSVVWLVPESARWHISRGNFNKSENILKRIAVLNRKNSQGPFLHEDFLKEDIQEGPLRSPIVVTDTHTETTPPTTSEAERYDASKIHTNHGFSLDEENEVTFLSDSRVDQNVLHNQKDDIAPKNGSQEPKSELVKGDIYHNYNDIDNKEGIPTISANIDAMSSDSDGEVKETRRSILDVFKPPVLYITLSVCTIRTVYSVVYFGFVLNTGNLAGNPYLNFIIGGIIEIPARMIPVVLIKRHDQVVFSQFSAVSLTLGGRFITSTFFLLSAVTLTVIVLIPEETDSGKNLGTVITAVSLFGRFLVTVTNASCLLMSMELFPTTVRTLGTGVAQFFGRFGGFLAPLMLYLDNVFPGFSLIAMAVGSLTASILAFLLPETLNEPQPETPEDLKKMMGQKRRLLPTKTVQR
- the LOC139978489 gene encoding solute carrier family 22 member 6-like isoform X2, with the translated sequence MESKALTRRSLDDALKLVGSFGRFHISLLILNIFFQLFVPWMSQIITFIGATPEYLCKPHIGDNESDYNDPVFGSTSSPESLTCERYVDPVWRNETEECTDGWWYSNQTYGENIVTEFDLVCSKKGLTDLAQSSMMLGGAFGSIIAGFIADHIGRRPVIICSLAIFVASGLALIFSPNISVFIALFTIYGATQPGFWSNCHILFTEYLVPSKRSRISAFPPFFQSVGSVLLAVLAYYIRDWRYLQAVLIFPYIILLSVVWLVPESARWHISRGNFNKSENILKRIAVLNRKNSQGPFLHEDFLKEDIQEGPLRSPIVVTDTHTETTPPTTSEAERYDASKIHTNHGFSLDEENEVTFLSDSRVDQNVLHNQKDDIAPKNGSQEPKSELVKGDIYHNYNDIDNKEGIPTISANIDAMSSDSDGEVKETRRSILDVFKPPVLYITLSVCTIRTVYSVVYFGFVLNTGNLAGNPYLNFIIGGIIEIPARMIPVVLIKRLGGRFITSTFFLLSAVTLTVIVLIPEETDSGKNLGTVITAVSLFGRFLVTVTNASCLLMSMELFPTTVRTLGTGVAQFFGRFGGFLAPLMLYLDNVFPGFSLIAMAVGSLTASILAFLLPETLNEPQPETPEDLKKMMGQKRRLLPTKTVQR